A DNA window from Acidimicrobiales bacterium contains the following coding sequences:
- a CDS encoding YihY/virulence factor BrkB family protein yields MGSERLNHVKEVALEVKDSLKQDNVPVAAAGIAFFGFLSLFPALAAAISIYGLISDPDEITSQINDVLESAPESTRDFLGQQLSDIASSASGGLGLVAGIGIVAALWSASAAVKHLIAALNNVYGFRETRGFVALRGTALLFTVGAIVLLVGAIFGLAILPAVLAAVDMGDAGRVLIGILRFPVLILLMSMAISVLFNLGPDRNVRRFRITTIGAIVGTLIWIVVSALLSIYTANAGKFSGGANTLGAITALLLWLNATAFSVLVGAEIDVARETIAARKKAAERAEIDAKYEAATRSDQGRAALSGALLGAALGAIAQRASKR; encoded by the coding sequence ATGGGTTCTGAACGGCTCAACCACGTCAAGGAAGTGGCCCTCGAGGTCAAGGACAGTCTCAAACAGGACAATGTGCCGGTTGCTGCTGCAGGTATCGCCTTCTTCGGGTTCTTGTCCTTGTTCCCGGCTCTGGCCGCGGCGATCTCGATATACGGGCTGATCTCGGACCCCGATGAGATCACCAGCCAGATCAACGACGTGCTCGAGAGCGCGCCCGAGTCGACGAGGGATTTCCTGGGCCAGCAACTATCCGATATCGCTTCGTCGGCTTCGGGCGGTCTGGGGCTGGTGGCCGGAATCGGCATCGTCGCCGCCCTGTGGTCTGCTTCGGCTGCGGTCAAACATCTGATCGCCGCTTTGAACAACGTGTATGGCTTCCGCGAGACCAGGGGTTTCGTGGCCCTTCGCGGCACCGCGTTGCTTTTCACGGTCGGCGCCATCGTCTTGCTGGTAGGGGCGATCTTCGGTTTGGCGATTCTGCCTGCCGTGCTGGCGGCGGTGGACATGGGCGACGCCGGCCGGGTGCTGATTGGCATATTGCGATTTCCGGTACTGATCCTGTTGATGTCGATGGCGATCTCGGTGTTGTTCAACCTCGGCCCCGACCGCAACGTGCGTCGGTTCAGGATCACCACCATCGGCGCCATCGTCGGAACCCTCATCTGGATAGTCGTGTCCGCGCTGTTGTCGATCTACACGGCAAACGCCGGCAAGTTCTCGGGCGGGGCAAACACGCTGGGGGCCATTACCGCCTTGCTGTTGTGGCTGAACGCGACCGCGTTCAGCGTGTTGGTGGGCGCCGAGATCGACGTGGCCCGCGAGACCATTGCGGCCCGGAAGAAGGCCGCCGAACGCGCCGAGATCGACGCCAAGTACGAGGCGGCCACACGAAGCGACCAGGGTCGCGCCGCGCTGAGCGGGGCCCTTCTCGGCGCCGCTCTCGGGGCCATCGCACAGAGGGCTAGCAAGCGCTAG
- the hrpB gene encoding ATP-dependent helicase HrpB produces MNGPPGVDRQSLPIDPFLAEITDSIDAHPVTLVVAPPGCGKTTRVPAALLDDPRRSGCIVLEPRRVAARSAAHRIASEQRTVVGDRVGFSVRGERRVGNRTRLEVVTDGLFVRRLQSDPELGGVDVVVIDEFHERRLSSDLAFALCMDIAGVLRPDLRIVLMSATPDVDAAVQAVPGIRVLEVPSPGHPVDVSYLPPQPREPMIDTIDRAVRNLETRTDGDILVFVPGRREIDLCLERSAGWARHGVGLHGSMSPAEQARVVGAGDRPRVVIATNVAESSVTVEGVTAVVDSGLRRAPVRDLSGLSPLRTVRASRSSVDQRAGRAGRLGPGRVLRLWDSSVDESLADVDPPEIESVELDDLVLQLAIWGADPHQMTWLTEPKAEDLDAATSTLQQLGFVDRQARPTELGRTAAGLGVTARLAKVALELAPCLGAVETACLIAVIESGARGELIDLASAERKAPSRQTEQLARRIGEATGGGTDESLGIAAEASGPVTGRAITAAFPQLIARRRPDGRYLLACGRGASSPAFSAEWLAVTAVSGQGPDVRIDAAAEIDRATAVTASPPSEATEVQWNAQRRVALARTRTHIGAIELSADVRPPTNAEALEALQAYVRANGIEALDDQGRIASVVMRWNAVAALVQDMEPIEPDLLADDIGWLADYTDLTKPLGASTVASAILAGRSWDASLRLDDLAPTRMTTPIGSARQIDWSSGVPVMAAPLQEFLGCTKHPAVAGGRLPVTLELLSPAMRPVQRTTDIAGFWRGTYADVRKELRGRYPKHHWPDNPETAEPWRPGMPKRPS; encoded by the coding sequence GTGAACGGGCCTCCGGGGGTCGATCGCCAGTCGCTTCCGATCGATCCGTTCCTGGCCGAGATCACCGACTCGATCGACGCTCACCCCGTGACCCTGGTGGTCGCCCCGCCTGGCTGTGGCAAGACCACACGAGTGCCGGCAGCTCTGCTTGACGACCCGCGCCGATCTGGGTGCATCGTGTTGGAGCCGCGGAGGGTTGCGGCCAGAAGTGCCGCCCATCGCATCGCTTCCGAGCAGAGGACTGTGGTGGGTGACCGGGTGGGCTTCAGCGTCAGGGGCGAACGGCGGGTCGGAAACCGCACCCGCTTGGAGGTGGTGACCGACGGCCTTTTCGTGCGCAGGCTGCAAAGCGATCCCGAGTTGGGGGGCGTCGATGTGGTGGTGATCGACGAGTTCCACGAGCGCCGGTTGTCGTCCGACCTCGCCTTTGCCCTGTGCATGGACATCGCGGGCGTGCTGCGGCCCGATCTGCGGATCGTGTTGATGTCTGCAACGCCAGATGTGGACGCCGCCGTGCAGGCGGTGCCCGGGATACGGGTTCTGGAGGTCCCTTCTCCGGGGCACCCGGTGGACGTTTCGTACCTTCCCCCGCAGCCCAGGGAGCCCATGATCGACACCATCGACCGCGCCGTGCGCAACCTCGAGACACGCACGGATGGCGACATCTTGGTGTTCGTCCCTGGCCGGCGCGAAATAGACCTGTGCCTCGAACGTTCGGCGGGGTGGGCCAGGCACGGTGTGGGTTTGCACGGTTCGATGAGCCCGGCCGAACAAGCGCGTGTCGTCGGGGCCGGCGATAGGCCGAGGGTCGTCATCGCTACGAACGTGGCCGAATCATCTGTGACGGTCGAGGGCGTGACGGCGGTCGTCGACTCGGGGCTGCGTCGCGCACCGGTTCGGGATCTCTCGGGCCTGTCTCCTCTGCGAACGGTGCGGGCGTCGCGCTCGTCGGTCGACCAGAGGGCCGGGCGCGCCGGGCGGTTGGGGCCGGGTCGGGTGCTGCGACTGTGGGACAGCAGTGTCGACGAATCCCTGGCCGATGTCGATCCGCCCGAAATCGAGTCGGTCGAGCTCGACGACCTGGTGCTGCAGCTGGCCATCTGGGGTGCAGATCCCCACCAGATGACGTGGCTGACCGAACCCAAAGCCGAAGACCTCGATGCTGCTACTTCGACCCTGCAACAGCTCGGCTTCGTCGACCGCCAGGCAAGACCGACCGAGCTGGGCAGAACCGCCGCGGGGCTCGGCGTCACGGCACGCCTGGCAAAGGTCGCGCTAGAGCTCGCCCCCTGCTTGGGTGCGGTCGAGACGGCCTGCCTGATCGCAGTCATCGAGTCAGGTGCCAGGGGTGAGCTGATCGACCTGGCAAGCGCCGAGCGCAAAGCACCATCGCGCCAGACCGAGCAGCTGGCCAGGCGCATCGGCGAGGCGACCGGCGGCGGGACCGACGAGAGCCTGGGGATTGCCGCCGAGGCCTCGGGGCCGGTGACCGGGAGGGCGATCACGGCAGCGTTCCCCCAGCTCATCGCCAGGCGTCGACCCGATGGGCGCTATCTGCTGGCGTGCGGTCGCGGGGCCTCGTCCCCCGCCTTCAGCGCCGAGTGGCTGGCGGTCACGGCCGTATCCGGGCAGGGCCCAGACGTCCGCATCGACGCGGCGGCCGAGATCGACCGGGCAACAGCCGTGACGGCTTCGCCACCCTCGGAAGCCACCGAGGTGCAGTGGAACGCCCAGCGGCGCGTCGCCCTGGCTCGAACGCGCACACACATCGGCGCCATCGAGCTCTCGGCCGATGTTCGCCCGCCCACCAACGCCGAGGCCCTCGAAGCGTTGCAGGCATACGTTCGGGCCAACGGCATCGAGGCGCTCGACGACCAGGGCCGCATCGCCTCCGTGGTGATGCGCTGGAATGCAGTGGCTGCATTGGTCCAGGACATGGAACCGATCGAACCCGACCTGCTGGCCGACGACATCGGATGGCTGGCCGACTACACCGACCTGACCAAGCCCCTGGGCGCCTCGACGGTCGCCTCTGCGATCCTGGCCGGGCGTTCGTGGGATGCATCGCTGCGACTGGACGACCTGGCCCCGACGCGCATGACGACTCCCATCGGTTCGGCTCGCCAGATCGACTGGTCGTCGGGCGTGCCGGTGATGGCTGCGCCTCTGCAGGAGTTTCTCGGATGCACCAAACACCCTGCGGTCGCGGGCGGCCGGCTTCCGGTGACCCTCGAGCTTCTCTCACCCGCGATGCGACCCGTTCAGCGCACCACCGACATCGCCGGATTCTGGCGGGGTACTTACGCAGATGTCCGCAAGGAGCTCCGGGGGCGCTATCCCAAACACCACTGGCCCGACAACCCCGAGACGGCCGAACCATGGCGGCCCGGCATGCCCAAGCGGCCTTCGTGA
- the mutM gene encoding bifunctional DNA-formamidopyrimidine glycosylase/DNA-(apurinic or apyrimidinic site) lyase: protein MPELPEVETVRRGLEPGLVGRTIVGARCTTNRKFTSAPDAVGAQIESVARRGKYLIVGLLDGRELVIHLGMTGVLAFASDPPRGPHERAAWELDNGTWLTFTDVRQFGRIAVVDEGCYESMATLAALGPEPFDPELDATTFWRSLRRSKQRLKTRLLSQRAIAGVGNIYADEACWLARVNPASRKVTRAEAERLLDAIRQVLASGIANGGTTLRDYRTVTGQTGSNQHQLNCYGRAGEPCPRCGAPLASKVYDGRTTTWCRACQPSR, encoded by the coding sequence ATGCCCGAGCTGCCAGAAGTAGAAACGGTCAGGCGGGGCCTCGAACCGGGCCTCGTCGGACGCACCATCGTTGGTGCCAGGTGTACGACCAATCGCAAGTTCACGTCGGCTCCCGACGCCGTCGGGGCCCAGATCGAGTCGGTCGCCAGGCGCGGCAAGTACCTGATCGTCGGGCTGCTCGACGGTCGCGAACTGGTCATCCACCTGGGTATGACCGGCGTGCTGGCCTTCGCCAGCGACCCTCCTCGCGGCCCACACGAAAGGGCTGCTTGGGAGCTCGACAACGGAACGTGGCTGACGTTTACCGACGTTCGGCAGTTCGGGCGTATAGCAGTGGTCGACGAAGGCTGCTACGAGTCGATGGCCACCCTGGCTGCGTTGGGCCCAGAGCCGTTCGATCCCGAGCTGGATGCCACTACTTTCTGGCGATCGCTACGCCGTTCCAAGCAGCGGCTGAAGACCAGGCTGCTGAGCCAGCGAGCCATAGCCGGGGTCGGCAACATCTACGCCGACGAAGCGTGCTGGCTTGCAAGGGTCAATCCCGCTAGCCGCAAGGTCACACGCGCCGAGGCCGAGCGGCTGCTGGACGCCATCAGGCAGGTTCTGGCCTCTGGCATCGCCAATGGGGGAACCACGCTTCGCGACTATCGCACCGTCACCGGCCAGACCGGCTCGAATCAGCATCAGCTGAACTGTTACGGCCGAGCCGGCGAGCCCTGTCCCCGCTGTGGCGCCCCTCTGGCGTCGAAGGTCTACGACGGCCGAACCACCACGTGGTGCCGTGCGTGTCAGCCGTCGAGATGA
- a CDS encoding serine protease has product MSLGGRWRAAAAVLLACCVGCGADLPDSAQASSAMVQLRSEACRRLSTSSGVAVTHDIVVTAAHNVAGAAEVDVIGPAGTWTGVAVLVDTDLDVAFVRVEGANLTPAPLADRVGVVVAVGLALRWPVLQPARLMREVSARTTDIYREHEVVKQALELEAVIAPGDSGAPVLNSAGEVAGIVVSSTADSADSIAYAVHVDEVKGLLNDAIGRRQPVETRCWR; this is encoded by the coding sequence TTGAGTCTCGGCGGGAGATGGCGGGCTGCAGCGGCCGTGCTGCTCGCCTGCTGTGTGGGGTGCGGAGCCGATCTTCCCGACAGCGCCCAGGCATCCTCGGCAATGGTTCAGCTGCGGTCGGAAGCCTGCCGCAGGTTGTCGACGTCGAGCGGCGTGGCCGTTACGCACGACATCGTGGTCACCGCTGCTCACAACGTCGCCGGAGCTGCCGAGGTCGACGTGATCGGTCCGGCCGGTACGTGGACCGGCGTCGCTGTTCTGGTCGACACCGACCTTGACGTCGCGTTCGTGCGCGTCGAGGGTGCAAATCTGACCCCGGCGCCGCTCGCCGACCGGGTCGGGGTCGTGGTTGCCGTGGGCCTGGCGCTGCGCTGGCCGGTGTTGCAGCCAGCGCGTCTGATGCGCGAAGTCAGCGCCCGCACCACCGACATCTACCGCGAACACGAGGTCGTGAAACAGGCCCTCGAGCTGGAGGCCGTCATTGCACCTGGCGACTCGGGCGCACCCGTTCTGAACAGTGCGGGCGAGGTGGCCGGGATCGTTGTGAGCTCGACCGCAGACTCGGCCGACTCGATCGCCTACGCGGTTCATGTCGACGAGGTCAAAGGCCTGCTGAACGACGCCATCGGCCGCCGACAGCCTGTCGAGACGCGCTGTTGGCGCTGA
- a CDS encoding 50S ribosomal protein L11 methyltransferase — protein MTAVRLIVTAPRDDADRLSGELWALGTLGIEERSGPSRGSQPMVVLLAGFADEGAAREAAEMVGGHIEPVDDDAALDTWRRWASPVAAGDFWVVPEWIDSPTPPGMTRIQLEPGRSFGIGSHITTVMALEMLSTIEIGGARVLDMGTGTGVLAIACAARRARSVVAIDCERDAVEVARQNAQRNGFASKIDVAVGSTPPASAGFDLVVANLLLADIEPIAGALAGSVCPGGLLVTTGHMSNQRSRVQAALGLPEVRHTERDGWSIAVYEARG, from the coding sequence ATGACCGCAGTACGGCTGATCGTCACCGCACCCCGAGACGATGCCGATCGTCTGTCGGGCGAGCTCTGGGCACTCGGCACCCTGGGCATAGAGGAGCGGTCGGGTCCATCCAGGGGTTCACAGCCGATGGTGGTGTTGCTGGCCGGCTTTGCAGACGAGGGCGCGGCCCGGGAGGCCGCGGAGATGGTCGGCGGCCACATCGAGCCAGTCGATGATGATGCAGCGCTAGATACTTGGCGGCGGTGGGCGTCTCCGGTTGCGGCGGGTGACTTCTGGGTGGTCCCCGAGTGGATCGACTCACCCACCCCGCCGGGAATGACCCGTATCCAGCTCGAGCCTGGCCGCAGCTTCGGAATCGGCTCTCATATCACCACCGTGATGGCTCTCGAGATGCTGTCGACGATCGAAATAGGTGGAGCGCGGGTACTCGACATGGGCACCGGCACCGGTGTGTTGGCCATCGCATGCGCTGCGCGGCGAGCACGATCGGTGGTCGCCATCGACTGCGAACGCGACGCCGTAGAGGTCGCCCGCCAGAACGCCCAGCGAAACGGCTTCGCTTCCAAGATCGACGTGGCGGTCGGTTCGACCCCACCGGCGTCGGCCGGGTTCGATCTGGTGGTGGCCAACCTTCTGCTCGCCGACATCGAGCCCATCGCGGGCGCTCTTGCGGGCAGCGTCTGTCCCGGCGGGCTGTTGGTGACCACCGGGCACATGAGTAATCAGCGCTCGAGGGTGCAGGCAGCGCTCGGGCTGCCAGAGGTTCGACACACTGAACGCGACGGATGGTCGATTGCCGTGTACGAGGCACGAGGTTGA
- a CDS encoding PD-(D/E)XK nuclease family protein, which yields MSSPAVRPISPEPVVERALRVVTDPADPDSPDVGDDGLDARPSGPPPYLSPSSASTFEQCARRWKFRYIDRLPDPPGDKALVGTFVHRVLEELLARDVAERSVASARKIAGLVWPEIEADPAYIDLGLEVDEGRRLRWDAWRLIEAYFAMERPESVDVVEREQRIECELGDVPFVGVVDRVERRDGKLVVTDYKTGRAPAARFEADRLHQVQLYAAALDATGERPDTARLLYLGSRSIEAEVTDESLDAAVSSIGSTWVRINDALDRGDYPPRTGPLCGWCPYTQHCAEGRVELERRYGPAV from the coding sequence GTGAGCTCGCCAGCCGTCAGACCGATCAGCCCCGAACCCGTCGTCGAGCGAGCCCTTCGGGTCGTCACCGATCCTGCCGATCCGGATTCGCCCGATGTTGGCGATGACGGTCTCGATGCCCGGCCTTCGGGCCCGCCGCCGTACCTGTCGCCCTCGTCTGCCTCGACGTTCGAACAGTGCGCCCGTCGCTGGAAGTTCCGCTACATCGACCGCCTGCCCGATCCGCCCGGCGACAAGGCTCTGGTCGGTACGTTCGTGCACCGGGTACTCGAAGAGCTGTTGGCCAGAGATGTGGCCGAACGATCGGTCGCGTCAGCGCGCAAGATCGCGGGCCTGGTATGGCCCGAGATCGAGGCCGACCCCGCCTACATCGACCTGGGTCTGGAGGTCGACGAGGGCCGAAGGCTTCGCTGGGACGCGTGGCGCCTCATCGAGGCCTACTTCGCAATGGAGCGACCCGAGAGCGTCGACGTGGTCGAGCGCGAACAGCGCATCGAGTGCGAACTGGGTGACGTGCCGTTCGTTGGTGTGGTCGACCGTGTCGAGCGTCGCGACGGCAAGCTGGTGGTCACCGACTACAAGACCGGTCGCGCCCCGGCCGCGCGCTTCGAAGCCGACCGGCTTCATCAGGTTCAGCTGTACGCGGCAGCCCTCGACGCCACCGGCGAACGGCCCGACACCGCACGCCTGCTCTATCTGGGCTCGCGCAGCATCGAAGCCGAGGTAACCGATGAATCGCTCGACGCCGCCGTGTCGTCCATCGGGTCGACCTGGGTTCGCATCAACGACGCACTCGACCGTGGTGACTATCCGCCCCGCACCGGGCCGCTGTGCGGGTGGTGCCCCTACACCCAGCACTGTGCCGAGGGGCGGGTCGAGCTAGAGAGGCGCTACGGCCCTGCGGTTTGA
- a CDS encoding cysteine--tRNA ligase, which produces MRLYDTARREVVEFDPPETVSMYVCGITPYDSTHLGHAFTYLIHDLVVRRLEDLGHTVHMVRNITDVDDSILPKARELGVHFLELAAGEIARFHKDLVALEMRPAFAEPRATESIGDMIPIIERLRDMGHTYTIDGITWFDVSTYDAFGSVSGLTPEEMVVLAAERGGTPDDPRQRNPLDFVLWQPSAPDEPAWDSPFGRGRPGWHIECSAMSAATLGQPIHLHGGGGDLVFPHHECEAAQSEAASGHRFVEHWMHGGLVWYQGEKMSKSLGNLVFVSDLVARGDARAIRLALMAHNYRTDFEYFDSEFDSAMELLDQLVAAASGATNATDAEGPMLAAVRAALDDDLDTVSALEVLKAAAQAGPDALDADGRADLRAAARLVGVDLARPVHRA; this is translated from the coding sequence ATGCGTCTCTACGACACTGCGCGACGCGAGGTGGTCGAATTCGACCCTCCCGAGACGGTGTCGATGTACGTGTGCGGCATCACACCCTACGACTCGACCCACCTCGGGCATGCGTTCACATATCTCATCCACGACCTGGTGGTCAGGCGTCTGGAAGATCTGGGCCACACCGTCCACATGGTGCGCAACATCACCGATGTCGACGATTCGATCCTGCCCAAAGCGCGCGAGCTGGGCGTTCACTTCCTCGAGCTGGCCGCCGGCGAGATCGCCCGGTTCCACAAAGACCTGGTTGCGCTCGAGATGAGGCCGGCGTTCGCCGAACCCCGCGCCACCGAGTCGATCGGCGACATGATCCCGATCATCGAACGGCTTCGCGATATGGGGCACACCTACACCATCGATGGCATCACCTGGTTCGACGTGTCGACCTACGACGCCTTCGGCAGCGTTTCTGGGCTTACCCCAGAAGAGATGGTCGTCCTGGCCGCCGAACGCGGCGGCACTCCCGACGATCCTCGCCAGCGCAACCCGCTCGATTTTGTCCTGTGGCAGCCATCGGCCCCCGACGAGCCCGCCTGGGACTCGCCGTTCGGCCGAGGACGACCCGGGTGGCACATCGAGTGCTCGGCCATGAGCGCCGCCACCCTCGGCCAACCGATCCACCTCCACGGCGGCGGAGGCGACCTGGTGTTCCCCCACCACGAGTGCGAGGCCGCTCAGTCCGAAGCCGCCAGCGGCCACCGCTTCGTCGAGCACTGGATGCACGGAGGCCTGGTTTGGTACCAGGGCGAGAAGATGTCGAAATCGCTGGGCAACCTGGTGTTCGTCAGCGACCTGGTGGCCCGGGGTGATGCACGAGCCATCCGGCTGGCTCTGATGGCCCACAACTATCGAACCGACTTCGAGTACTTCGACAGCGAGTTCGACTCGGCGATGGAACTGCTGGACCAACTCGTCGCCGCGGCTTCCGGCGCCACAAATGCCACCGACGCCGAAGGGCCGATGTTGGCAGCGGTGCGGGCCGCCCTCGACGACGACCTGGACACCGTCAGTGCCCTCGAGGTGTTGAAGGCCGCGGCGCAGGCCGGGCCCGATGCCCTCGACGCCGACGGACGTGCCGACCTGCGCGCCGCAGCACGGCTGGTGGGTGTCGACCTCGCCCGACCGGTGCACCGCGCCTGA
- a CDS encoding TetR/AcrR family transcriptional regulator, whose product MLDAGQAVISERGLDKLTIASITEAGDVALGSFYNHFADRDDYLKALTEEALTGWLEEVRRVRPRPFENPLERMAVGFFVMMCQAAQDENFRGFLAEVLARTDLPGTQDFATMFEDNLDEAHDQGLIVFEDLTLTALLVVGLVRQSLVFIGTPEAPRHNAELLTRSLLRLLGARPSDTEAVIALAHDCDLLDRQR is encoded by the coding sequence ATGCTCGACGCCGGCCAGGCGGTGATATCGGAGCGAGGGCTCGACAAGCTGACCATCGCCAGCATCACCGAAGCTGGCGATGTGGCATTGGGGTCGTTCTACAACCATTTCGCCGACCGTGACGACTACCTGAAGGCCCTCACCGAGGAAGCTCTCACCGGCTGGCTCGAAGAGGTCAGAAGGGTGCGCCCACGCCCGTTCGAGAACCCTCTCGAACGCATGGCCGTGGGCTTCTTCGTGATGATGTGCCAGGCCGCCCAGGACGAGAACTTCCGCGGGTTCTTGGCCGAGGTATTGGCTCGCACCGATCTGCCGGGCACCCAAGACTTCGCAACGATGTTCGAAGACAATCTCGACGAGGCACACGATCAAGGCCTCATCGTGTTCGAAGATCTGACCCTGACGGCTCTGCTGGTGGTGGGCCTGGTGCGCCAGAGCCTGGTCTTCATCGGCACCCCAGAGGCCCCGCGACACAACGCCGAGTTGTTGACCAGGTCGCTGCTTCGCCTTCTGGGCGCTCGACCTTCCGACACCGAAGCGGTCATCGCTTTGGCCCACGACTGCGACCTGCTCGACCGTCAGCGCTGA
- a CDS encoding RNB domain-containing ribonuclease, with protein MRKPPPRLDRRSVLEAGFDELRTELEISEEFAPEVLAAAREAASKPPQGVPRAGAPTIDLTRIPFVTIDPPTSRDLDQAVHIEPDGNGYLVRYAIADPTTFVAPGSPVDLEAHRRGLTMYAPDRRTPLYPPDIGEGAASLLPGVDRPSVVWQMMLDTQGELLSTEVFRATVRSREKLSYAQAQKHIDEATGWPTLALLREVGLRRQEIERSRGGVSLKLPSQEVELVDGRYHLIYDNSLPVEEWNAQVSLLAGMAAAGLMLDAGVGLLRTLPTPERQVLQQIRLAGLTLGVDWPPDVTYAQRVSSLSPDNPKHLALLNQAVRALRGADYVAFDGTVPAEATHWAISAHYSHVTAPLRRLCDRYTNEIALAICANDRPPEWAVEALSDLPETMRGARRREARLDRACVDYVEAVLLEPRVGEVFGATVTSRRGDRRSTIQIVEPAVEAMISVGLEPASRVKVRLTDAVPAKRSVHFEVVDAPGQTAGP; from the coding sequence ATGCGCAAGCCGCCTCCGAGACTCGACCGGCGATCTGTCCTGGAAGCAGGGTTCGACGAGCTTCGGACCGAGCTCGAGATCTCCGAGGAGTTTGCCCCCGAGGTGCTGGCCGCGGCACGAGAGGCGGCGTCGAAGCCTCCCCAAGGCGTGCCCAGGGCGGGCGCCCCGACGATCGATCTGACACGTATCCCCTTCGTCACCATCGATCCGCCCACGTCGCGCGATCTCGACCAGGCGGTTCACATCGAGCCCGACGGCAACGGGTACCTGGTCCGCTACGCAATCGCCGATCCCACCACGTTCGTGGCCCCCGGATCACCTGTGGATCTGGAGGCCCATCGCCGCGGCCTCACCATGTACGCACCCGACCGGCGAACACCCCTGTACCCACCCGACATCGGCGAGGGCGCAGCCAGCCTCCTGCCCGGAGTCGATCGTCCGTCGGTGGTGTGGCAAATGATGCTCGACACCCAGGGCGAGCTGCTGTCGACCGAGGTGTTCAGGGCCACTGTGCGCAGTCGCGAGAAGCTGTCGTACGCCCAGGCCCAGAAACACATCGACGAGGCGACGGGCTGGCCGACTTTGGCGCTGCTACGTGAGGTGGGCCTCAGGCGCCAGGAGATCGAGCGGTCGCGGGGCGGGGTGTCGTTGAAGCTGCCCTCGCAGGAGGTCGAGCTGGTCGACGGCCGCTACCACCTGATCTACGACAACTCGTTGCCCGTCGAAGAGTGGAATGCCCAGGTATCGCTGCTGGCCGGCATGGCCGCGGCGGGTCTGATGCTCGATGCCGGTGTGGGGCTGTTGAGAACGTTGCCCACTCCCGAGCGCCAGGTCTTGCAGCAGATTCGTCTGGCCGGGTTGACGTTGGGTGTCGATTGGCCGCCTGATGTGACCTATGCACAACGCGTCAGTTCGCTGTCGCCCGACAATCCCAAACACCTCGCACTGCTGAACCAGGCGGTTCGGGCCCTGCGCGGCGCGGACTATGTGGCCTTCGACGGCACCGTGCCGGCCGAGGCTACGCACTGGGCGATCTCGGCCCACTACAGCCACGTGACGGCACCGCTGCGACGGCTCTGCGATCGCTACACCAACGAGATCGCCCTGGCGATCTGTGCCAACGACCGGCCGCCCGAATGGGCCGTCGAAGCACTTTCGGATCTACCCGAGACGATGCGTGGAGCCCGCCGCCGCGAGGCACGCCTGGACCGTGCTTGCGTCGACTATGTCGAAGCGGTGCTGCTGGAGCCACGCGTCGGTGAGGTGTTCGGGGCCACCGTGACCTCGAGGCGGGGCGATCGTCGGTCGACCATCCAGATAGTCGAGCCGGCGGTGGAGGCCATGATCTCGGTGGGGCTCGAGCCCGCCAGCCGGGTCAAAGTGAGGCTGACCGATGCCGTCCCCGCCAAACGGTCGGTGCACTTCGAGGTGGTCGACGCGCCAGGTCAAACCGCAGGGCCGTAG